The DNA region GACGCAACCGGCATGCGAGCCAGAATCCTCAGCGCATTTGAAGACGCGGAGATCGCACCGCCCGAGGAACAACAGCAGCACCTGACCTTCGTCATCGTCGGAGGGGGGCCGACGGGGGTTGAATTGGCGGGCGCGATCGCAGAGCTGGCGCGCCGCGCCATCGCCTCCGACTTCCGCGCGGCCGACCCGCAAAACACTCGCATCGTGCTGGTCGAGGGAGGCGATAGGCTTCTCAGCAACTTTCCCGAGAAACTGAGCGACGCCTGCCTGAAGTCGCTCGAGAAGCTCAGCGTCGAGGTGCACCTCGGGTGCTTGGCCCAGGCGATCGACGGAAGAGGCGTTGAGACCGAGGCGGGCCGCATCGAAGCCCGCACCGTTCTATGGGCAGCCGGCATCCGGTCAACGCCGGTCGCAGAGTGGCTCGGCGTCGACGCAGACGGTTTGGGGCGCGTCATCGTCGGAGACGACCTCACGATCCCTGGGTCTGCCGAGGTGTTCGTCTGCGGCGACTGCGCCCACGTCAAGGGCGCGGATGGGAATCCGCTGCCCGGCGTATGCCAGCCCGCGATGCAAGAAGGGGTCTACGCAGCGCGATCGATCATAGCGAGGCTGCAAGGGCGAGCTCTCCCACCGTTCCGGTACAAGGATAAGGGAACCATGGCGACGATCGGCCGGAAAATGGCCGTTTGCGAGATTGGTCGTCTGAAGATCTCGGGCTTTTTCGCGTGGGTTCTTTGGCTCTTCGTCCACGTCTTCTATCTCATCGGATTCCGCAACCGCCTGCTGACGCTCTTCGACTGGGCGTGGGCCTACGTCACGTTCGAGCGCGGCGCGCGCCTGATCGTCAAGAAGGAGTGACCCTAGGCACTCCCATTGTCCCCTCTCCCCTTGAGGGAGAGGGCTAGGGTGAGGGGCAGGAAAGTGACAGTCCCTTCCGCTGAAAATCGAGTCGTCAGTAGCAGCACGGTGTCGTGGGAGCGCCACCCTCCGGCGTGCATTAACGTTTGCATCCCTCCACACTACGAGTGTGGAGGGATTGAACGCAGCTTACCGACGCACGATCTCGTTCTCGACATCCTCCGGCCCCATGCCGAAGTCCATGTTGTGCAGCGTCGCCGTGCACTTGACGAGACTGAGATCCTTGGTCGAGAACCAGATCGTCCCCTCGGCCCACTGGTCGTCGTCCTTCTTCCCCGTGCGATGCTCAAAGGTGAACTTGTAGCACTCCCACTTCTTCACCTTTTCAGCGCCGACGAACTTTGCCTTCGTACCACCGATCTCGTAGCTGTCGCCGGGAGCGAGCGAATGCTTCGGGAACCGAAAGCCAGAGAAAATGCCGAGGCTTTCACCGCGCCCTTCGCCATCGCTCTCCGGGTAGTACTGGGCGTCAAGCCCGTGCTCGACCGTTTGGTCCGGTACCTGGACCATGACGTGGTTCGCCGTGCTTCCGTCAATCTCCACATCAGGTTCTTCGTTGACGATGTCCAGCCAGACCCTCTTACCGTCGACTTTGTCGACCGTGATCGTCGAGTCCCAGGTGACGACTAGGTCGACCACCCCTCCACCCATGTCGACTTCGTGCTTGTTAACAGTGGTGTAATTCGCCTTCGAGCCCGTCACAGGCTTCCAGTCGAAGCTGACCTTGTCCCAGGCAGAAGCGGTCAGCAGCCCAAATATCGCTGCAATCACAAA from Armatimonadota bacterium includes:
- a CDS encoding NAD(P)/FAD-dependent oxidoreductase, giving the protein MPSDAITIREVPDRKKVVIVGAGFAGLEAAKALRRAPVDVLVIDKQNHHLFQPLLYQVATAGLSPANIAAPIRRILRRSENTRVILAEVTGIDRQNRTVRTTEGDHPYDFLILATGAKNWFFGNERWPEFAPGLKTLADATGMRARILSAFEDAEIAPPEEQQQHLTFVIVGGGPTGVELAGAIAELARRAIASDFRAADPQNTRIVLVEGGDRLLSNFPEKLSDACLKSLEKLSVEVHLGCLAQAIDGRGVETEAGRIEARTVLWAAGIRSTPVAEWLGVDADGLGRVIVGDDLTIPGSAEVFVCGDCAHVKGADGNPLPGVCQPAMQEGVYAARSIIARLQGRALPPFRYKDKGTMATIGRKMAVCEIGRLKISGFFAWVLWLFVHVFYLIGFRNRLLTLFDWAWAYVTFERGARLIVKKE